The proteins below come from a single Cupriavidus pauculus genomic window:
- a CDS encoding UxaA family hydrolase: MTQDPVIRLHANDNVLIARGDLTLGQHLEALGVRMRAQVPAGHKIAARAIARGEQVRKYDTVIGVADRDIAPGDHVHSHNLRLVDFYRDPAFCADVRPIDYVPEAERATFLGYVRPDGRVGTRNFIGILASVNCSATVIKHIAAHFTQERLAGYPNVDGVVAFAQSSGCGMSSPSEHFDLLRRTIAGYARHANLAGVLIVGLGCERNQVSALVESQGLAPGEQLHTLVMQDTGGTRATIEAGIRAVESMLPRANACTRQRVSASHLKIGLECGGSDGFSGITANPALGAAMDILVRHGGTAILSETPEIHGVEYMLTRRAVTPEVGQKLLDRLAWWERYTAGQNAQFNGVVGHGNQQGGLANIFEKSLGSAMKGGTTPLQAVYEYAEPIDKAGFVFMDSPGYDPVAATGQIASGANMICFTTGRGSMFGSKPAPTIKLASNTPMYRRLEEDMDINCGVVLDGELSVAQLGERIFEHILRAASGEPTKSELLGLGDHEFVPWHVGIVS; the protein is encoded by the coding sequence GTGACCCAAGACCCCGTCATCCGCCTGCATGCCAACGACAACGTGCTGATCGCCCGTGGCGACCTCACGCTGGGCCAGCACCTCGAGGCCCTGGGCGTGCGCATGCGCGCGCAGGTGCCCGCCGGCCACAAGATTGCCGCGCGCGCGATTGCGCGCGGCGAACAGGTACGCAAGTACGATACCGTGATCGGCGTGGCGGATCGCGATATCGCGCCGGGCGATCACGTGCACAGCCACAACCTGCGGCTCGTGGACTTCTACCGCGATCCCGCGTTCTGCGCGGACGTGCGGCCCATCGACTACGTGCCCGAGGCGGAGCGCGCGACGTTCCTCGGCTACGTGCGCCCCGACGGCCGCGTGGGCACGCGCAATTTCATCGGCATCCTGGCGTCGGTCAACTGTTCGGCCACGGTCATCAAGCATATCGCCGCGCATTTCACGCAGGAGCGGCTGGCCGGCTATCCCAATGTCGATGGCGTGGTGGCGTTCGCGCAGAGCAGCGGCTGCGGCATGTCGTCGCCGAGCGAGCACTTCGACCTGCTGCGCCGCACGATCGCCGGCTATGCGCGCCATGCGAATCTGGCCGGTGTGCTGATCGTCGGTCTGGGCTGCGAGCGCAATCAGGTCAGCGCGCTCGTCGAATCGCAGGGCCTCGCACCGGGCGAACAGCTGCATACGCTGGTCATGCAGGACACCGGCGGTACGCGCGCGACCATCGAGGCCGGCATCCGCGCCGTGGAGTCGATGCTGCCGCGCGCCAATGCCTGCACGCGCCAGCGCGTGAGCGCCAGCCATCTGAAGATCGGCCTCGAATGCGGCGGCTCGGACGGGTTCTCCGGCATCACCGCGAACCCCGCGCTCGGGGCGGCCATGGACATCCTCGTGCGGCACGGCGGCACGGCGATCCTGTCGGAGACGCCCGAGATCCATGGCGTGGAATACATGCTCACGCGCCGCGCGGTCACGCCCGAGGTCGGGCAGAAGCTGCTCGACCGCCTGGCGTGGTGGGAGCGGTATACGGCCGGCCAGAACGCGCAGTTCAACGGCGTGGTCGGTCACGGGAACCAGCAGGGCGGCCTCGCGAACATCTTCGAGAAGTCGCTGGGCTCCGCGATGAAAGGCGGCACCACCCCGCTGCAGGCCGTGTACGAATATGCCGAGCCGATCGACAAGGCCGGCTTCGTCTTCATGGACTCGCCCGGCTACGATCCCGTGGCCGCGACCGGCCAGATCGCCAGCGGCGCGAACATGATCTGCTTCACCACGGGCCGCGGCTCGATGTTCGGCTCCAAGCCCGCGCCGACGATCAAGCTCGCTTCCAACACGCCGATGTATCGGCGGCTCGAGGAAGACATGGACATCAACTGCGGCGTCGTGCTCGACGGCGAACTGTCCGTGGCGCAGCTTGGGGAACGGATCTTCGAACACATCCTCCGTGCCGCTTCCGGCGAGCCGACCAAGAGCGAACTGCTGGGGCTCGGCGATCATGAATTCGTGCCCTGGCACGTTGGCATCGTCAGTTGA
- a CDS encoding tripartite tricarboxylate transporter substrate binding protein: MTDRLPASLMRRRLLLGSAAATAAAATGTASLLAPRIARAATGYPERPITFICPWPVGGTADQSMRALCQVASGILRQSIVVENRAGASGMIGTKALARATPDGYTIGQIPISVARFSQLGMLQLDPRKELTYLARTSGQTFGIAVPDNSRFKTLADVVAEAKAHPGRVTYAHAGIGGATHVGMEQFALAAGVRFNAIAYKGGSAALQDVLASQVDLLADSSSWAPHVEAGKMRLLATWGEQRTPRFSNAPTLKELGYNVVVEAPNGIGAPKGLPPDVEKTLREAFRAAVASPEFKTVAARLDAPIMYLDGPDYRKYVGEVYEQETQLIQRLKLKEMLAQS; the protein is encoded by the coding sequence ATGACCGATCGCCTTCCCGCGAGCCTTATGCGCCGCCGTCTGCTGCTGGGCAGCGCCGCTGCCACCGCTGCTGCCGCCACCGGCACGGCCAGCCTGCTCGCCCCGCGCATCGCCCGCGCCGCCACCGGGTATCCCGAGCGACCCATCACGTTTATCTGCCCGTGGCCCGTCGGCGGCACCGCCGACCAGTCGATGCGCGCGCTCTGCCAGGTGGCTTCGGGCATCCTCAGGCAGTCGATCGTCGTCGAGAACCGCGCGGGCGCATCGGGCATGATCGGCACGAAGGCACTGGCCCGCGCCACGCCCGACGGCTACACCATCGGCCAGATCCCGATCTCGGTCGCGCGCTTTTCGCAACTGGGCATGCTGCAACTGGACCCGCGCAAGGAACTGACCTACCTCGCGCGCACTTCGGGCCAGACCTTCGGCATCGCGGTGCCGGACAATTCGCGCTTCAAGACGCTCGCCGATGTGGTGGCGGAAGCCAAGGCGCATCCGGGCCGCGTCACCTATGCGCACGCGGGCATCGGCGGCGCCACGCACGTCGGCATGGAACAGTTCGCACTGGCGGCCGGCGTCAGGTTCAACGCCATTGCCTACAAGGGCGGTTCCGCCGCGTTGCAGGACGTGCTGGCCAGTCAGGTGGACCTGCTTGCCGACTCCAGCTCGTGGGCGCCGCACGTCGAGGCCGGCAAGATGCGCCTGCTGGCGACCTGGGGCGAGCAACGCACGCCGCGTTTCAGCAACGCGCCGACGCTCAAGGAGCTCGGCTACAACGTCGTGGTGGAGGCCCCCAACGGCATCGGCGCGCCGAAGGGCCTGCCGCCGGATGTCGAGAAGACGCTGCGCGAGGCATTCCGCGCGGCGGTGGCGAGCCCGGAGTTCAAGACCGTGGCCGCGCGTCTCGATGCACCGATCATGTACCTCGACGGTCCCGACTATCGCAAGTACGTGGGCGAGGTCTACGAGCAGGAAACGCAGCTGATCCAGCGCCTCAAACTCAAGGAAATGCTCGCGCAGAGCTGA
- a CDS encoding LysR substrate-binding domain-containing protein, which produces MAHIDRAFRSNIKLRHLQLLVALDEFRHLGRTAEFLSVSQPAISKVLAEVEKMLGMTLFTRSTRGTEPTPAGEALVRFARSVLAQYDVTRDEIEAVASGAAGRVRVGSMGAALPVLLAHAVARLKQQSPRATVLIEEGDLTHLLPRLRLSELDVVVGRLEPAYAAPDLITEALYEEPMVAIVAAGHPLSRKARPDWGDLSRHPLVLPPPWASLRVKIEQAFVRHGQDLPADLTETSSYFAVTAFVSQRQAVGFVARSVGQQMQAEGRFHVLPMPVELALPPIGLMMLRDRRPAPGATALMACLREEAREIARAGKSSPRPRRARTTA; this is translated from the coding sequence ATGGCCCATATCGACCGCGCGTTCCGCTCCAATATCAAGCTGCGCCACCTGCAACTGCTGGTGGCGCTGGACGAGTTCCGGCATCTCGGCCGCACGGCGGAGTTCCTGTCCGTCAGCCAGCCCGCGATTTCCAAGGTGCTGGCGGAGGTCGAGAAGATGCTCGGCATGACGCTGTTCACGCGGTCCACGCGCGGCACGGAACCGACGCCGGCTGGCGAAGCGCTGGTGCGCTTCGCGCGCTCGGTGCTCGCGCAGTACGACGTGACGCGCGACGAAATCGAGGCGGTGGCCAGCGGCGCGGCGGGCCGCGTGCGCGTGGGGTCGATGGGCGCGGCCCTGCCGGTCCTTCTGGCCCACGCGGTGGCGCGGCTCAAGCAGCAGTCGCCGCGCGCGACGGTGCTGATCGAGGAGGGCGATCTCACGCATCTGCTGCCGCGCCTGCGGTTGTCGGAGCTCGACGTCGTGGTCGGCCGGCTCGAGCCTGCCTATGCGGCACCGGACCTCATCACGGAAGCGCTATACGAGGAACCGATGGTGGCGATCGTCGCGGCCGGGCATCCGCTGTCGCGCAAGGCGCGGCCAGACTGGGGCGACCTGTCGCGGCATCCGCTGGTTCTGCCGCCACCGTGGGCGTCGCTGCGCGTAAAGATCGAGCAGGCGTTCGTGCGGCATGGGCAGGACCTGCCCGCGGACCTGACCGAAACGTCGTCCTACTTCGCGGTGACGGCGTTCGTCTCGCAACGGCAGGCGGTGGGATTCGTCGCGCGTTCGGTCGGGCAGCAGATGCAGGCCGAGGGGCGCTTTCATGTATTGCCGATGCCCGTGGAGCTGGCGTTGCCGCCGATCGGCCTGATGATGCTGCGCGACCGGCGGCCCGCGCCGGGTGCGACGGCGTTGATGGCATGCCTGCGCGAGGAGGCGCGCGAGATCGCGCGCGCGGGCAAGTCGTCCCCCAGACCGCGGCGCGCGCGCACTACCGCGTGA
- a CDS encoding putative quinol monooxygenase, whose amino-acid sequence MQPTSQRIATTLLAAAAFLCAAHAFAHDGTGAVDYARVPAGAFSVVAEIQARPGRADELRTITRPLVDGVRGDPKNLVYFLQEDRARPGHFVFYEVFANEQDFNAHKETPYVKAWFARLAELAEGPVKVTKLQILGPRP is encoded by the coding sequence ATGCAGCCCACCTCTCAACGCATTGCGACGACGCTGCTCGCCGCGGCGGCATTCCTGTGTGCCGCCCATGCATTCGCGCACGACGGTACCGGCGCCGTCGATTACGCACGCGTGCCCGCCGGCGCCTTCTCCGTGGTGGCCGAGATCCAGGCCAGGCCCGGCCGTGCCGACGAGCTGCGGACCATCACCCGGCCGCTCGTCGATGGCGTGCGCGGCGATCCGAAGAACCTCGTCTATTTTCTGCAGGAGGACCGCGCGCGTCCCGGGCACTTCGTGTTCTACGAGGTGTTCGCGAACGAGCAGGACTTCAATGCCCATAAGGAGACGCCTTACGTCAAGGCGTGGTTCGCCAGACTCGCCGAACTTGCCGAGGGGCCGGTCAAGGTGACGAAGCTGCAGATTCTGGGACCGCGTCCGTGA
- a CDS encoding putative quinol monooxygenase, protein MFRIHRSFLPLAGALLLGACASSASSPSSPSSPSSPSSPSSPPVTAEKGTRAEGHLVTVATVQAKPGKEGDLRAATVPLIAATRAEPGVITYVLHEQLDAPGRFVFYEVFRDESAFQEHVKAVYVQQWLQRLPELTVNGITVTRLKAY, encoded by the coding sequence GTGTTTCGCATTCACCGATCGTTTCTTCCGCTCGCGGGCGCCTTGCTGCTCGGCGCCTGCGCGTCATCCGCGTCATCCCCGTCATCCCCGTCATCCCCGTCATCCCCATCATCCCCTTCCTCGCCGCCAGTCACGGCGGAAAAAGGGACGCGTGCCGAGGGACACCTCGTTACCGTCGCCACCGTGCAGGCCAAACCCGGCAAGGAGGGCGACCTCCGCGCGGCCACCGTGCCGCTGATCGCCGCCACGCGCGCCGAGCCCGGCGTGATCACCTACGTCCTGCATGAGCAGCTCGATGCGCCCGGACGCTTCGTGTTCTACGAGGTGTTCCGCGACGAGAGCGCGTTTCAGGAGCACGTAAAGGCCGTGTACGTGCAGCAGTGGCTGCAGCGGCTGCCGGAGCTCACCGTCAACGGCATTACCGTCACCCGGCTCAAGGCCTACTGA
- the ilvB gene encoding biosynthetic-type acetolactate synthase large subunit: MNMPIAEFRAKAAAPAVTMRGAEMVVEALRREGVAEIWGYPGGAVLPIYDALAAHEAPRHLLTRHEQAAVHAADGYARATGKVGVALVTSGPGVTNAVTGIATAYFDSIPMVVISGNVPTSMIGEDAFQECDAVGITRPVVKHNFLVRDVNDLALTLRKAFHIARTGRPGPVLVDIPKDVALAEGTFQWPERIDIRSYRPQLEGHDGQIRQAVQALRNAQRPYVYVGGGALMADAGAEVAELARLVDAPITTTLMALGLVPATEPRYLGMPGMHGTYEANRAMQECDVLIAVGARFDDRVIGKVDAFCAVPRQIIHIDIDPASIGKRVKPTVPIVGDARRVLQKLNAALREQPAVPASAREGWWRSVADWRAQRCLDYQRDGIVIKPQYVIEKLSEIAGDNAYICSDVGQHQMWAAQHYRFQSPRKWINSGGLGTMGVGLPYAMGVKRAFPDSDVCVITGDGSIQMCIQELSTCTQHNLPVKIFTLNNGYLGMVRQLQHVDYGQRYSESYMHALPDFTILARAYGHVGLRVEREADVEPAIREALRLKDRTVFVDFQVDGGEKVWPMVRSGAGLDAIMLGDIDG, from the coding sequence GTGAACATGCCAATCGCCGAATTTCGTGCCAAGGCCGCCGCCCCTGCCGTCACCATGCGTGGGGCGGAGATGGTCGTGGAAGCACTACGGCGGGAAGGCGTAGCGGAGATCTGGGGGTACCCGGGCGGGGCCGTACTGCCGATCTATGACGCGCTGGCCGCGCACGAGGCGCCGCGCCATTTGCTCACGCGGCACGAGCAGGCCGCCGTGCATGCGGCCGACGGTTATGCGCGCGCGACGGGCAAGGTCGGCGTGGCGCTCGTCACGTCCGGACCGGGCGTGACCAATGCGGTGACGGGCATTGCCACCGCGTACTTTGATTCGATCCCGATGGTCGTGATCTCCGGCAACGTGCCGACGAGCATGATCGGCGAGGACGCCTTTCAGGAGTGCGACGCGGTCGGCATCACGCGCCCCGTGGTCAAGCACAACTTCCTCGTGCGCGACGTGAACGACCTGGCGCTCACGCTGCGCAAGGCGTTCCATATCGCACGCACGGGCCGGCCCGGGCCGGTGCTCGTCGATATTCCGAAGGACGTCGCGCTGGCCGAGGGCACGTTCCAGTGGCCCGAGCGCATCGATATCCGTTCGTATCGCCCGCAGCTCGAGGGGCATGACGGCCAGATCCGTCAGGCCGTTCAGGCATTGCGCAATGCGCAGCGCCCCTATGTTTACGTCGGTGGCGGCGCGTTGATGGCCGATGCGGGCGCCGAAGTCGCCGAGCTCGCGCGGCTTGTCGATGCGCCCATCACCACCACGCTGATGGCGCTTGGCCTCGTGCCGGCCACCGAGCCGCGCTATCTCGGCATGCCCGGCATGCATGGCACGTACGAGGCCAACCGCGCGATGCAGGAGTGCGACGTGTTGATCGCCGTCGGCGCGCGCTTCGACGATCGCGTGATCGGCAAGGTGGATGCGTTCTGCGCGGTGCCGCGGCAGATCATCCATATCGATATCGATCCCGCGAGCATCGGCAAGCGCGTAAAGCCAACGGTGCCGATCGTCGGCGATGCGCGGCGCGTGCTGCAGAAGCTGAACGCCGCACTGCGCGAGCAGCCGGCGGTGCCCGCGTCGGCGCGCGAGGGATGGTGGCGTTCCGTGGCCGACTGGCGCGCGCAGCGCTGCCTCGATTACCAGCGCGACGGCATCGTCATCAAGCCGCAGTACGTGATCGAGAAGCTCAGCGAGATTGCCGGCGACAACGCCTATATCTGCTCGGACGTGGGCCAGCATCAGATGTGGGCCGCCCAGCATTACCGCTTCCAGTCGCCGCGCAAGTGGATCAACTCGGGCGGGCTCGGCACGATGGGCGTGGGCCTGCCTTATGCGATGGGCGTCAAGCGCGCGTTTCCGGACAGCGACGTGTGCGTGATCACCGGCGATGGATCGATCCAGATGTGCATCCAGGAACTGTCCACCTGCACCCAGCACAACCTGCCGGTGAAGATCTTCACGCTCAACAACGGCTACCTCGGGATGGTCCGCCAACTGCAGCATGTGGACTACGGCCAGCGCTACTCCGAGTCGTATATGCACGCGCTGCCGGACTTCACGATTCTTGCGCGCGCCTATGGGCACGTTGGCCTGCGCGTGGAGCGCGAGGCCGACGTGGAACCGGCGATTCGCGAAGCGCTTCGCCTCAAGGACCGCACCGTGTTCGTGGACTTTCAGGTGGATGGCGGCGAGAAGGTCTGGCCGATGGTGCGGTCGGGCGCCGGGCTCGACGCGATCATGCTGGGGGATATCGACGGATAG
- a CDS encoding LysR family transcriptional regulator encodes MELRQLRYFASVAREGSINKAARAHGLAQPALTKQLQRLEEELGVTLFERQSRGMTLTAAGAQFLYDTTRALEDLDAARQRAVEAASGRLGNLAIGLTILHQLLPVVAEILRQFREQSPDVSVSVRQVISGPQVDLIRSGELDAGFLYFRPMDDPALDGMLISTQQLALAVPNEPQWTDKPPRRLADLNGRDFLWIPRSVTAYYHDRLIAHFHGAGFMPKVVMEGTDNNSLLTLVTAGMGCAILPEQAAAHASASVRFLKLDDLDLQLPLELVWRRDNRSPIAQRLIALTRQCVAQARGMPQLLPRNP; translated from the coding sequence ATGGAGCTGCGGCAGTTACGGTATTTCGCGAGCGTCGCGCGCGAGGGGTCGATCAACAAGGCGGCACGCGCGCACGGCCTGGCGCAGCCGGCGCTGACCAAGCAGTTGCAGCGGCTGGAGGAAGAACTCGGCGTCACGCTGTTCGAACGCCAGTCGCGCGGCATGACGCTCACCGCGGCAGGTGCGCAGTTCCTGTACGACACGACCCGGGCCCTCGAAGACCTCGATGCGGCCAGACAGCGCGCGGTCGAAGCCGCGAGCGGCAGACTTGGCAACCTGGCCATCGGCCTGACGATCCTGCACCAGCTATTACCGGTGGTTGCCGAAATCCTGCGGCAGTTTCGCGAGCAGTCGCCCGATGTCTCGGTATCGGTCAGGCAGGTCATCTCGGGGCCGCAGGTCGATCTGATCCGCTCGGGCGAACTCGATGCCGGGTTCCTCTACTTTCGTCCCATGGACGACCCCGCGCTCGACGGCATGCTGATCTCCACGCAGCAACTGGCGCTGGCCGTGCCCAACGAACCGCAGTGGACCGACAAGCCGCCGCGCCGGCTCGCGGACCTCAATGGGCGCGATTTCCTCTGGATTCCGCGCAGCGTCACGGCCTACTACCACGACCGGCTGATCGCGCATTTCCACGGCGCGGGGTTTATGCCGAAGGTGGTCATGGAAGGCACGGACAACAACTCGCTGCTGACGCTCGTCACCGCCGGCATGGGCTGCGCGATCCTGCCCGAGCAGGCGGCCGCGCACGCCAGTGCGTCCGTGCGGTTTCTCAAGCTCGACGACCTCGATCTGCAACTGCCGCTCGAGCTCGTCTGGCGGCGCGACAATCGCTCGCCCATCGCGCAGCGGCTGATCGCGCTGACGAGGCAGTGCGTCGCCCAGGCACGAGGCATGCCGCAGTTACTGCCGCGAAATCCCTGA
- a CDS encoding M20 aminoacylase family protein, with product MTEMSIVNSIEARLPALRQLRQTLHAHPELGFAEHRTGDLIAAELERLGIACHRGIGKTGLVGVIEGKRRTSGRAIGLRADMDALPLHEQTALPYASCCPGRMHACGHDGHVTMLLAAAGYLSETRAFDGTVYLVFQPGEEGYAGAREMVNDGLFDRFPVEQVYALHNWPTLPLGTLSIAPGPAMAATDRLEIEIFGVGGHGGVSPHKCVDPVLVAGHVITAVQSIVSRNVPALDAAVISLCAIQGGQMDGFAVIPDSVKIVGTARSLTAEMQTLLERRLHEVVQGVASAFGARASVTYERLFPMTVNDAEAAAFATDVAVELFGRAQVVARPQPSLGGEDFAFMLQRRPGAYVHFGTGSPAGGDHGLHSPHFDFNDAAIPLGGAYLARLAERALPVA from the coding sequence ATCACGGAAATGTCGATCGTCAACAGTATCGAGGCCCGCCTGCCGGCATTGCGCCAGCTTCGGCAGACATTGCATGCGCATCCGGAGCTCGGTTTCGCCGAGCATCGCACCGGGGACCTGATCGCCGCCGAGCTCGAGCGGCTCGGCATTGCCTGCCACCGCGGCATTGGCAAGACCGGCCTCGTCGGCGTGATCGAGGGAAAGCGGCGGACGAGCGGGCGCGCGATCGGCCTGCGAGCCGACATGGACGCGCTGCCGCTGCACGAGCAGACGGCGTTGCCCTATGCCTCGTGCTGTCCCGGCCGGATGCATGCGTGCGGCCACGACGGGCACGTGACGATGCTGCTCGCGGCCGCTGGTTACCTCAGCGAAACGCGCGCGTTCGACGGCACGGTCTACCTCGTGTTCCAGCCCGGCGAAGAGGGTTACGCGGGCGCGCGGGAAATGGTCAACGACGGGCTGTTCGACCGCTTTCCGGTCGAGCAGGTCTACGCGCTGCACAACTGGCCCACGCTGCCGCTGGGCACGCTGTCGATCGCGCCCGGGCCGGCCATGGCAGCGACCGACCGCCTCGAAATCGAGATCTTCGGCGTGGGTGGGCATGGCGGGGTGTCGCCCCACAAGTGCGTGGACCCGGTGCTGGTTGCAGGGCACGTGATCACGGCGGTGCAGAGCATCGTCAGCCGCAATGTGCCGGCCCTCGATGCGGCGGTCATCAGCCTGTGCGCGATCCAGGGCGGGCAGATGGACGGCTTTGCGGTGATCCCCGACTCGGTGAAGATCGTCGGCACCGCGCGCTCGCTGACCGCCGAGATGCAGACGCTGCTCGAGCGCCGTCTGCATGAGGTGGTGCAGGGCGTGGCCTCGGCGTTCGGCGCGCGCGCGTCGGTCACGTACGAGCGGCTGTTCCCGATGACCGTCAACGATGCGGAGGCCGCGGCCTTCGCGACCGACGTGGCCGTCGAACTCTTCGGCCGCGCACAGGTCGTCGCGCGTCCGCAGCCGAGCCTCGGCGGCGAGGATTTCGCGTTCATGCTGCAGCGGCGTCCGGGTGCCTATGTGCACTTCGGCACGGGCTCGCCCGCAGGCGGCGACCACGGCCTGCACAGCCCCCATTTCGACTTCAACGATGCCGCCATCCCGCTGGGCGGCGCCTATCTCGCGCGGCTCGCCGAGCGCGCGCTTCCGGTGGCATAG
- a CDS encoding MFS transporter, with protein MSKSPTHQIAAAVIGNALEWYDFIVYGFMTAVISAVFFPAENAYGSLLLTTASFGIGFVLRPIGGILIGAYADRKGRRAALQLIIFLMTVATAMIAFAPPYAAIGVASSVMIIVARMLQGLATGGEFASATAFLVEMAPRNRRGLYGSWQMFGQGLAMLLGAGVAALVTGWLPRESLHAWGWRVPFIVGLLIAPIGIWIRHHLSETVAVSRDDDAGVGHGVGHGVGQTLVQHRRGLLASFLLTTSATISFYVLVIYLPTYASKTLGLALESAFIAQCIGIVAMIVAIPLFGALSDRVGRQVVLRTALILSVLLLYPCFQWLIADPDFSRFMWMQIVLCGIFGAFLGPFSSAVAEQFPRRIRSTGMAVSYNVAVMIFGGFAQFILTWLLHVTGSPMTPAFYLLFGACAGLIGSFIMVATGPAANLTYAQNPAAAPAVRSRQS; from the coding sequence ATGTCCAAGTCCCCAACGCACCAGATCGCGGCCGCGGTCATCGGCAATGCCCTCGAGTGGTATGACTTCATCGTCTACGGGTTTATGACGGCGGTCATCTCCGCCGTGTTCTTTCCGGCGGAAAACGCGTATGGGTCGTTATTGCTGACCACGGCGAGTTTCGGTATCGGCTTTGTGCTTCGGCCCATTGGCGGCATCCTGATCGGTGCATATGCGGACCGCAAGGGCCGGCGCGCCGCGCTGCAACTGATCATCTTCCTGATGACGGTGGCCACGGCGATGATCGCGTTCGCGCCGCCTTATGCGGCCATCGGCGTGGCCAGTTCCGTGATGATCATCGTCGCGCGCATGCTGCAGGGGCTGGCGACCGGCGGCGAGTTCGCCAGCGCCACGGCATTCCTCGTGGAGATGGCGCCGCGCAACCGGCGCGGACTATATGGGTCGTGGCAGATGTTCGGGCAGGGGCTGGCCATGCTGCTGGGCGCGGGCGTCGCCGCGCTCGTCACGGGTTGGCTCCCGCGCGAGAGCCTGCATGCCTGGGGCTGGCGCGTTCCCTTTATCGTCGGCCTGCTGATTGCGCCGATCGGCATCTGGATTCGTCACCATCTGAGCGAGACCGTGGCGGTCTCACGCGATGACGATGCAGGCGTGGGACATGGGGTGGGACATGGGGTGGGACAGACGCTGGTGCAGCATCGCCGTGGACTGCTGGCCAGCTTTCTGCTGACCACGTCGGCGACCATCTCGTTCTACGTGCTCGTGATCTATCTGCCGACCTATGCGAGCAAGACGCTCGGCCTCGCGCTGGAGAGCGCATTCATCGCGCAGTGCATCGGCATCGTGGCGATGATCGTGGCCATCCCGTTGTTCGGGGCGCTGTCCGATCGCGTCGGCCGCCAGGTCGTGCTGCGCACCGCGCTCATCCTCTCGGTACTGCTGCTGTATCCGTGCTTTCAATGGCTGATTGCCGACCCGGACTTCTCGCGCTTCATGTGGATGCAGATCGTGCTGTGCGGCATCTTCGGCGCGTTCCTCGGGCCGTTCTCGTCGGCGGTGGCGGAGCAGTTCCCGAGGCGCATCCGTTCCACCGGCATGGCCGTGAGCTACAACGTGGCGGTCATGATCTTCGGCGGCTTCGCGCAGTTCATCCTGACCTGGCTGCTGCATGTCACCGGCTCCCCGATGACCCCCGCGTTCTACCTGCTGTTCGGCGCATGCGCGGGGTTGATCGGGAGCTTCATCATGGTGGCGACAGGGCCGGCGGCGAACCTCACTTACGCGCAAAATCCTGCTGCAGCACCCGCCGTGCGGAGTCGGCAATCATGA
- the rclC gene encoding reactive chlorine resistance membrane protein RclC yields the protein MNARNLLTIASRLDRLGVPMIRFGVAIVFLWIGALKFVPYEADSITPFVANSPFMSFFYAHPEAYHAHLTHEGQLDLVQRAWQVANHTYSFSTGLGIVEIAIGLLVLSYLFSNRLGLVGSILAFLTPVVTLSFLITTPEAWVANLGDAQYGFPYLSGAGRLVLKDVLMLSGAVVMIADSARRVLQQDFARK from the coding sequence ATGAACGCACGCAATCTCCTCACCATCGCCAGCCGGCTGGACCGCCTCGGCGTCCCGATGATCCGCTTCGGCGTGGCGATCGTCTTCCTCTGGATCGGCGCCCTGAAGTTCGTGCCGTACGAGGCGGACAGCATTACGCCATTCGTCGCCAACAGCCCCTTTATGTCGTTCTTCTACGCGCACCCCGAGGCCTATCACGCCCACCTGACGCACGAGGGCCAGCTTGACCTCGTGCAGCGGGCATGGCAGGTGGCCAACCACACCTATTCGTTCTCCACCGGTCTGGGCATCGTGGAAATCGCAATCGGCCTGCTGGTACTGTCGTACCTGTTCTCGAATCGGCTCGGCCTCGTCGGCTCGATCCTCGCGTTCCTGACACCGGTGGTCACGCTGTCCTTCCTGATCACCACGCCGGAAGCCTGGGTCGCCAACCTCGGCGATGCCCAGTACGGCTTCCCCTACCTCTCGGGGGCCGGCCGGCTCGTGCTCAAGGACGTGCTGATGCTGTCCGGCGCGGTGGTCATGATTGCCGACTCCGCACGGCGGGTGCTGCAGCAGGATTTTGCGCGTAAGTGA